One genomic region from Stackebrandtia nassauensis DSM 44728 encodes:
- a CDS encoding DUF3180 domain-containing protein, with protein sequence MNEGQQEPKQPTLKPTAPSTLLVAALAAGALILVLATVNYPPVPGWYTPTTLLLLALVLAYTAHTTRARIERKEGAKPVEPLLFARFAALAKASSVGGALIAGAYAGIVVYLVAHRYLAAAGRDLPLAVFGFVACLILVAAALWLERACRIPEDSEDDDQTSGGASANG encoded by the coding sequence ATGAACGAAGGCCAACAGGAACCCAAACAACCCACCCTCAAGCCGACCGCGCCCTCGACGCTGCTGGTAGCGGCGCTGGCGGCGGGGGCGCTGATCCTCGTGCTGGCCACCGTCAACTACCCGCCGGTACCGGGCTGGTACACCCCGACGACGTTGCTGCTGCTGGCCCTGGTGCTGGCGTACACGGCCCACACCACCCGGGCCCGCATCGAACGCAAGGAAGGCGCCAAACCCGTCGAACCGCTGCTGTTCGCCCGGTTCGCGGCATTGGCCAAGGCCTCCTCGGTGGGCGGCGCCCTGATCGCCGGGGCCTACGCCGGGATCGTGGTCTACCTTGTCGCGCACCGCTATCTGGCGGCTGCCGGACGCGACCTGCCGCTGGCGGTGTTCGGTTTCGTCGCCTGTCTGATCCTGGTGGCCGCGGCCCTGTGGCTGGAACGCGCTTGCCGGATTCCCGAGGACTCCGAGGATGACGACCAAACGAGTGGTGGCGCCTCCGCGAACGGGTGA
- the folK gene encoding 2-amino-4-hydroxy-6-hydroxymethyldihydropteridine diphosphokinase — translation MTTVVLSLGANLGDRRAALASAAEALGPGQLSEVYETPPWGDDDQPTYLNLAMIATDADRSVEDWLALAEDIQAKAGRVRDPKRRYGPRVLDVDIIMAWDADGEPIHCDSPTLTLPHPRAHLRAFVLVPWLSLQPDAALPGRGRLRDLLRDPGLAADARALRRVGKLSS, via the coding sequence ATGACCACCGTCGTACTGAGTCTCGGAGCCAACCTCGGCGACCGCCGGGCCGCGCTGGCGTCGGCCGCCGAAGCCCTCGGCCCCGGCCAGCTGTCCGAAGTGTACGAAACCCCGCCGTGGGGTGACGACGACCAGCCCACGTACCTGAACCTGGCCATGATCGCCACCGACGCCGACCGCTCGGTCGAGGACTGGCTGGCGCTGGCCGAGGACATCCAGGCCAAGGCGGGCCGGGTCCGCGATCCCAAGCGCCGCTACGGACCCCGGGTGCTCGATGTGGACATCATCATGGCCTGGGACGCCGACGGCGAACCGATCCACTGCGATTCGCCGACCCTCACGCTGCCGCACCCGCGCGCGCACCTGCGGGCCTTCGTCCTGGTGCCGTGGCTGTCACTGCAACCGGACGCGGCGCTGCCGGGCCGGGGTCGGCTGCGGGACCTGCTGCGCGATCCCGGGCTCGCGGCGGACGCCCGTGCGTTGCGCCGGGTCGGGAAACTATCCTCGTAA
- a CDS encoding DeoR/GlpR family DNA-binding transcription regulator translates to MDRYARWNTLLEILASSGRITVEEAAQRLHVSQATIRRDFDQLSQQQMITRTRGGAVAGGVSYDLPLRYKTAKRVEEKHRIGSAAAGLVSSGMVVGLNGGTTITEVARALAMRTDLVATSGTTPLTIVTNALNIANEMIVRPHIKVVVVGGVVRPQSYELIGPLAAPILREITLDMVFLGVDAIDVKLGATAHHEGEAAINQLMAARARKVVIIADGSKLGGHAFARICPIERVHTLITDTSVPAERTAEFSAAGIKVLRA, encoded by the coding sequence ATGGACCGTTACGCGCGGTGGAACACGCTGTTGGAGATCCTGGCCTCGTCCGGACGGATCACTGTGGAGGAAGCAGCCCAGCGGCTGCACGTCTCCCAGGCGACGATCCGCCGCGACTTCGACCAGCTGTCACAACAGCAGATGATCACCCGCACCCGCGGCGGCGCCGTCGCCGGTGGAGTCTCCTACGACCTGCCACTGCGCTACAAGACCGCCAAACGCGTCGAGGAGAAACACCGCATCGGCTCGGCGGCGGCGGGCCTGGTCTCGTCGGGAATGGTCGTCGGCCTCAACGGCGGCACCACCATCACCGAGGTCGCCCGGGCACTGGCGATGCGCACCGACCTGGTCGCGACCTCGGGCACGACGCCACTGACCATTGTGACCAACGCGCTGAACATCGCCAACGAGATGATCGTGCGGCCGCACATCAAGGTCGTGGTGGTCGGCGGCGTCGTCCGTCCACAGTCCTATGAGCTGATCGGACCGCTGGCGGCGCCGATCCTGCGCGAGATCACCCTGGACATGGTGTTCCTCGGCGTGGACGCGATCGACGTGAAACTGGGCGCGACCGCGCACCACGAGGGCGAGGCGGCGATCAACCAGCTGATGGCCGCACGGGCCCGCAAGGTGGTCATCATCGCGGACGGGTCCAAACTGGGCGGTCACGCGTTCGCACGGATCTGCCCGATCGAGCGGGTGCACACCCTCATCACCGACACCTCGGTCCCGGCGGAGCGGACCGCGGAGTTCAGCGCGGCCGGCATCAAGGTGCTGCGCGCGTGA
- the folP gene encoding dihydropteroate synthase, which produces MGVLNVTPDSFSDGGRYTSVDTALAHARRMRRDGAEIIDVGGESTRPGAKRIDAATEIARTVDIVAALTADGMTVSIDTTRASVAEVAIRRGASIVNDVSGGLADPELAPLVARTGAKFVLMHWRGHSADMYAPASYDDVVTEVRAELLERVDAARKAGVAAEQIILDPGIGFAKLPEHNWTLLKHLDALVELGYPILYGSSLKSHLGQLLAGPDGEPRPVAERADATLATSLLAFSAGVWGVRVHDVRGTADARQVWEATRRAR; this is translated from the coding sequence ATGGGCGTCCTCAACGTCACCCCGGACTCGTTCAGCGACGGCGGCCGTTACACCAGTGTGGACACCGCCCTCGCGCACGCCCGCCGGATGCGCCGCGACGGGGCCGAGATCATCGACGTGGGCGGCGAATCCACCAGACCGGGAGCCAAGCGCATCGACGCCGCGACCGAGATCGCCCGCACCGTCGACATCGTCGCCGCGCTGACCGCCGACGGCATGACCGTCAGCATCGACACCACCCGCGCCTCGGTCGCCGAGGTGGCGATCCGGCGGGGAGCGTCCATTGTCAACGACGTCTCCGGCGGCCTGGCCGACCCGGAACTGGCCCCGCTGGTCGCCCGCACCGGCGCCAAGTTCGTCCTGATGCACTGGCGCGGCCACTCCGCCGACATGTACGCGCCCGCCAGCTACGACGACGTGGTCACCGAGGTCCGCGCCGAACTGCTGGAGCGGGTCGACGCCGCCCGCAAGGCCGGAGTCGCCGCCGAACAGATCATCCTGGACCCGGGCATCGGCTTCGCCAAGCTGCCCGAGCACAACTGGACCCTGCTCAAGCACCTGGACGCGCTGGTCGAGCTGGGCTACCCGATCCTGTACGGCTCCTCGCTGAAGTCGCACCTCGGCCAGCTGTTGGCCGGTCCCGACGGCGAGCCCCGGCCGGTGGCCGAGCGCGCCGACGCGACGCTGGCGACCTCGCTGCTGGCCTTCTCCGCCGGGGTCTGGGGCGTGCGGGTGCACGACGTGCGGGGCACCGCCGACGCCCGCCAGGTGTGGGAGGCGACGCGCCGCGCCAGGTAG
- a CDS encoding globin domain-containing protein: MVDADRLKANWELVASHGGQVPLFFYSTLFLTHPETRQLFPVSMAGQRDKLVRALGAVVSSVDDLDAVVPYLKQLGRDHRKFGAVRDHYPAVGAALLATLEHFSGPRWDQALAKDWGDAYGLVAQVMADAADAESSPAWWDADVVAHDRRDLETAVLTIKPRQPLPYRAGQSVTVTSPHRPRVWRHYSPANAPRPDGTIDLHVRMAEAGDVSTALVDLTAPGDVLRLGPPVGDGLRLDETSDRRLLLLAGGTGLAPLKAIVDQVASTRPRPVTLYWGARTTAQLYDLDQLRAMAARHDWFELSACVEEPARGLLTGNPVDLSVRHGHVVGSEVYVCGPTAMVVSARKVLVEAGVDTGSIHYETYGSQE, translated from the coding sequence GTGGTCGACGCGGATCGCCTCAAAGCCAACTGGGAGCTGGTCGCCTCGCACGGCGGGCAGGTGCCGCTGTTCTTCTACTCGACGCTGTTCCTGACCCACCCCGAGACCCGGCAGCTGTTCCCGGTGAGCATGGCCGGGCAGCGCGACAAGCTGGTGCGGGCGCTGGGCGCCGTGGTCAGTTCCGTCGACGACCTGGACGCGGTGGTGCCGTACCTCAAACAGCTCGGCCGCGACCACCGCAAGTTCGGGGCGGTGCGCGACCACTATCCGGCCGTCGGCGCGGCGCTGTTGGCGACGCTGGAGCACTTCAGCGGGCCGCGGTGGGACCAGGCGCTGGCCAAGGACTGGGGCGACGCCTACGGGCTGGTGGCGCAGGTGATGGCCGACGCGGCCGACGCCGAGTCGAGCCCCGCGTGGTGGGACGCCGACGTGGTGGCGCACGACCGGCGCGACCTGGAGACCGCGGTGCTGACGATCAAGCCCCGGCAGCCGCTGCCGTACCGGGCCGGGCAGTCGGTGACGGTGACCTCGCCGCACCGGCCCCGGGTGTGGCGGCACTACTCGCCCGCCAATGCGCCCCGGCCGGACGGGACGATCGATCTGCACGTGCGGATGGCCGAGGCCGGGGACGTGTCGACGGCGCTGGTCGACCTGACCGCGCCCGGGGACGTGCTGCGGCTGGGCCCGCCGGTGGGCGACGGGCTGCGACTGGACGAGACCTCCGACCGGCGGCTGTTGTTGCTGGCGGGTGGCACCGGGCTGGCGCCGCTGAAGGCGATCGTGGACCAGGTCGCCAGCACCCGGCCGCGTCCGGTGACCCTGTACTGGGGGGCGCGCACCACCGCGCAGCTGTACGACCTGGACCAGCTGCGGGCGATGGCGGCGCGGCACGACTGGTTCGAACTGTCCGCCTGCGTCGAGGAACCCGCGCGCGGACTGCTGACGGGCAACCCGGTGGACCTGTCCGTCCGACATGGACATGTGGTGGGTTCCGAGGTGTACGTCTGCGGCCCCACGGCGATGGTGGTCTCGGCGCGCAAGGTCTTGGTGGAGGCCGGGGTGGACACGGGGTCTATTCACTATGAGACGTATGGGAGCCAGGAATGA
- the nagA gene encoding N-acetylglucosamine-6-phosphate deacetylase, translating to MNLLANAKVVVPDGVVPGTVHVEDGRVASISEVDEQDVTGWIVPGFVDIHCHGGDGASYTVGDAAQARKVAAFHLRNGTTTTLASLVSSPFELMLDAVHNFRPLVEEGVLAGIHFEGPYLAESRCGAQNPEALRDPDIRELDKLVEAGAGTVRMMTIAPERPGAMEAIEWLSVHGVLASIGHTDASYEVTLEGINAGATVATHLFNGMRPFNHRDPGPIPALIDDPRVTCELIADPVHLHMGTLAFAAHASVAQWAVLVTDAMSATGMPDGEYELGGLNVTVAEGAARLTDSGSIAGSTITMDDAFRNAVKLAGLEVPVASQMASQTPAELLGLDDAGRLEPGSRADLLVYNEDLELQAVMRAGEWIPR from the coding sequence GTGAATCTGCTCGCCAACGCCAAGGTCGTGGTTCCCGACGGCGTGGTCCCCGGGACCGTGCACGTCGAAGACGGCCGGGTCGCGTCGATATCCGAGGTCGACGAACAGGACGTCACCGGCTGGATCGTCCCCGGTTTCGTGGACATCCACTGTCACGGCGGTGACGGCGCGTCCTACACCGTCGGCGACGCCGCCCAGGCCCGCAAGGTCGCGGCTTTCCACCTTCGCAACGGCACCACCACGACGCTGGCCTCGCTGGTGTCCTCGCCGTTCGAGCTGATGCTGGACGCCGTGCACAACTTCCGCCCGTTGGTGGAGGAGGGCGTGCTGGCCGGTATCCACTTCGAGGGCCCGTATCTGGCCGAGTCCCGTTGCGGGGCACAGAATCCCGAGGCGCTGCGCGACCCCGACATCCGGGAACTCGACAAGCTGGTCGAGGCCGGGGCGGGGACGGTCAGGATGATGACCATCGCGCCGGAGCGTCCCGGCGCCATGGAGGCCATCGAATGGCTGTCCGTCCATGGTGTACTGGCGTCGATCGGTCACACCGACGCGTCCTATGAGGTCACACTGGAGGGCATCAACGCCGGGGCCACCGTCGCCACCCACCTGTTCAACGGCATGCGCCCCTTCAACCACCGCGACCCGGGCCCGATCCCGGCGCTGATCGACGACCCGCGCGTCACCTGCGAGCTGATCGCCGACCCGGTCCACCTCCACATGGGAACGTTGGCCTTCGCGGCGCACGCCTCGGTCGCGCAGTGGGCGGTGCTGGTCACCGATGCCATGAGCGCCACCGGAATGCCGGACGGAGAGTACGAACTCGGCGGCCTCAACGTCACCGTCGCCGAGGGCGCGGCCCGCCTGACCGACTCCGGTTCGATCGCCGGATCCACCATCACCATGGACGACGCGTTCCGCAACGCCGTGAAGCTGGCGGGCCTTGAGGTCCCGGTGGCGTCGCAGATGGCCTCCCAGACGCCCGCCGAACTGCTGGGTCTCGACGACGCCGGTCGTCTCGAACCCGGTTCCCGCGCCGACCTGCTCGTGTACAACGAGGACCTGGAGCTCCAGGCCGTGATGCGCGCGGGGGAATGGATACCCCGGTGA
- a CDS encoding ROK family protein, whose translation MKCALVDVNGRVLHSETRVTPREHGPEAVIKSIVDTAVELAATPGYRARAVGLVVPGPVDNERGIAVYSSNLGWRDVPFRQLVEAELGLPTALGHDVRAGGLAEARLGAGRGSRQLLFVAIGTGIAGAHIIDGSGLSGAHGAACELGHVVVRPDGPKCGCGQYGCVESLASAVQFERRYAEASGTAREAMDIIAAVDTDPIAQRVWRETIEVLADGFLLGIALLDPDTIVVGGGLAKSGDALLTPLRTALTARATFHTVPRLVAAELGREAGCVGAALLGLERLEDGT comes from the coding sequence ATGAAATGCGCCCTGGTCGACGTCAACGGCCGGGTCCTGCACAGCGAAACCCGCGTCACGCCACGGGAACACGGCCCCGAGGCCGTCATCAAATCCATAGTAGACACCGCGGTCGAGCTGGCCGCCACCCCCGGCTACCGGGCCCGCGCCGTCGGGCTCGTCGTGCCCGGCCCGGTCGACAACGAGCGCGGCATCGCCGTGTACTCCTCCAATCTCGGCTGGCGCGACGTCCCGTTCCGGCAGCTGGTGGAGGCCGAACTGGGGCTGCCGACCGCGTTGGGTCACGACGTGCGCGCCGGTGGCCTGGCCGAGGCCCGGCTGGGTGCTGGACGCGGCAGCCGCCAGCTGCTGTTCGTCGCCATCGGCACCGGCATCGCCGGGGCCCACATCATCGACGGTTCCGGCCTGTCGGGCGCGCACGGCGCCGCCTGCGAACTGGGCCACGTGGTGGTGCGTCCCGACGGCCCCAAGTGCGGCTGCGGCCAGTACGGCTGCGTGGAGTCGCTGGCCAGCGCCGTGCAGTTCGAGCGCCGCTACGCCGAGGCGTCCGGCACCGCGCGTGAGGCGATGGACATCATCGCCGCCGTCGACACCGACCCGATCGCGCAACGGGTGTGGCGCGAGACGATAGAGGTGCTGGCCGACGGTTTCCTGCTGGGCATCGCGCTGTTGGACCCCGACACGATCGTCGTCGGCGGCGGGCTGGCCAAATCCGGCGACGCGCTGCTGACGCCGCTGCGCACGGCCTTGACGGCTCGCGCTACTTTTCACACCGTGCCAAGGCTGGTCGCGGCCGAACTCGGTCGCGAGGCAGGATGCGTTGGCGCGGCACTGCTGGGACTGGAACGACTGGAGGACGGCACGTGA
- a CDS encoding HAD family hydrolase — MNDDRSAVEAATVVTDTSHIDERAAAFFDVDNTLVHGASIYWFARGLAARRYFRHRDLLQFVWQQARFRIRGKELGGGSINEIKESALSFVAGRRVADFVALGEEIFDDTIEAKIWSGTQALADAHLAAGQQVWLVTATPVELAEIIARRLGFTGAIGTVGEVHDGVYTGRLVSDIMHGPAKAEAIRELAKREDLDLDLCTAYSDSSNDMPMLKAVGHAVAINPDAALRRQARHHGWQVRDFRTGRKAAKFAVPAVVAGAVVGAIAGGAAWKRRGAARRAMSPNGRPKP, encoded by the coding sequence GTGAATGACGACAGGTCCGCAGTTGAAGCCGCCACTGTAGTGACCGACACCTCTCACATCGATGAGAGGGCGGCGGCGTTCTTCGACGTCGACAACACCCTGGTGCACGGGGCTTCGATCTACTGGTTCGCGCGCGGGCTGGCGGCCCGCCGGTACTTCCGGCACCGCGACCTGCTCCAGTTCGTGTGGCAGCAGGCCCGGTTTCGCATCCGGGGCAAGGAACTCGGCGGCGGCAGCATCAACGAGATCAAGGAATCCGCGCTGTCCTTTGTGGCGGGGCGACGGGTGGCCGACTTCGTGGCGCTCGGCGAGGAGATCTTCGACGACACCATCGAGGCCAAGATCTGGTCCGGCACCCAGGCGCTGGCCGACGCGCATCTGGCGGCGGGCCAGCAGGTGTGGCTGGTGACGGCCACCCCGGTGGAGCTGGCCGAGATCATCGCGCGGCGACTGGGATTCACCGGCGCCATCGGCACCGTCGGCGAAGTCCACGACGGTGTCTACACCGGACGATTGGTCAGCGACATCATGCACGGCCCCGCCAAGGCCGAGGCGATCCGCGAACTGGCCAAGCGGGAAGACCTCGACCTCGACCTGTGCACGGCCTACAGCGACTCCAGCAACGACATGCCGATGCTGAAGGCGGTCGGCCACGCGGTGGCCATCAACCCGGACGCGGCACTGCGGCGCCAGGCCCGCCACCACGGCTGGCAGGTCCGCGACTTCCGCACCGGCCGCAAGGCCGCGAAGTTCGCGGTCCCTGCGGTGGTGGCCGGAGCCGTGGTCGGCGCGATCGCGGGCGGAGCGGCCTGGAAGCGCCGCGGCGCGGCCCGTCGGGCCATGTCCCCGAACGGCCGCCCGAAGCCATAA
- a CDS encoding inner-membrane translocator, whose amino-acid sequence MSVQDPRPDVAPEEQSAPEGDTLVSQPVSPSATTYEAATVSPGEPETVPDLAAPASFTVPQDEPAAAPSDKLWVHFVWEGLLLVLIALGVAAFFLFGPNTGLGSPDRVMELLVGSTPFLLFAMALGLSMRVGSINLAVVHLGLLSTVLFSSLGNQPLLTAIGIVAGAMVAAGVLLALLVTVFKAPGWAASLLVAMAAWFLVSERELGLLGPMTPDSGLSAQLELTSLTGWIIIGVVVGLSIAGGILGIVRPVRETFGVCVDAVEQRGRRTAGAFLTTWVALIGSCLLAGAAGYLVLVPTGANLNINVVEANGLAPLLTGLGIVLIGGTSARGRRGGVFGTLLAAVVVFMVALLVQNLNGSWIVNNAIPFGALLLGLLVNWLMDLMNRPKKTYGAPYTAMASDASLSAPIYTPVNAPSSPAADFGAAQSVPVSPAPDTVAPVAEPVSPMAASPGETLTLPADPPASGDSTQEIPADANPYLYRPPAG is encoded by the coding sequence ATGAGCGTTCAAGACCCGCGCCCCGATGTCGCGCCCGAAGAACAATCGGCACCGGAGGGCGACACGCTCGTGTCCCAGCCGGTCAGCCCGTCCGCGACGACGTACGAGGCGGCGACGGTGTCGCCGGGAGAACCCGAGACCGTGCCCGATCTCGCCGCACCCGCGTCCTTCACGGTGCCGCAGGACGAACCCGCCGCCGCGCCGAGCGACAAACTGTGGGTCCACTTCGTCTGGGAGGGCCTGCTTCTCGTCCTCATCGCCCTGGGTGTCGCGGCGTTCTTCCTCTTCGGCCCGAACACCGGACTGGGCAGCCCGGACCGGGTGATGGAACTGCTGGTCGGCTCGACCCCGTTCCTGCTGTTCGCGATGGCCCTGGGCCTGTCGATGCGGGTCGGTTCGATCAACCTCGCCGTCGTCCACCTCGGACTGTTGTCGACGGTCCTGTTCTCGTCGTTGGGAAACCAGCCACTGCTGACGGCCATCGGCATCGTCGCGGGCGCCATGGTGGCGGCCGGGGTGCTGCTGGCCCTGCTGGTCACCGTCTTCAAGGCCCCCGGCTGGGCGGCCAGTCTGCTGGTCGCGATGGCCGCCTGGTTCCTTGTCTCGGAACGGGAACTGGGCCTGCTGGGCCCGATGACCCCGGACTCCGGCCTGTCGGCCCAGCTCGAACTGACCAGCCTTACCGGCTGGATCATCATCGGCGTCGTGGTTGGACTGTCCATTGCGGGCGGTATCCTCGGTATCGTCCGCCCGGTCCGCGAGACCTTCGGTGTCTGTGTCGACGCGGTGGAGCAGCGCGGCAGGCGCACCGCCGGCGCGTTCCTCACCACCTGGGTGGCCCTGATCGGCTCGTGTCTGCTCGCGGGCGCGGCCGGCTACCTGGTGCTGGTGCCCACGGGCGCCAACCTCAACATCAACGTGGTGGAGGCCAACGGCTTGGCCCCGCTGTTGACCGGCCTCGGCATCGTCCTCATCGGAGGAACGAGCGCCCGGGGCCGTCGGGGCGGTGTCTTCGGCACGCTGCTGGCGGCGGTGGTCGTGTTCATGGTCGCGCTGCTGGTGCAGAACCTGAACGGTTCCTGGATCGTCAACAACGCGATTCCGTTCGGCGCGTTGCTGTTGGGCCTGCTGGTGAACTGGCTGATGGACCTGATGAACCGTCCGAAGAAGACCTACGGTGCGCCTTACACCGCGATGGCGTCGGACGCGTCGCTGTCGGCGCCGATCTACACGCCGGTCAACGCCCCATCCTCTCCGGCGGCCGACTTCGGTGCCGCGCAGTCGGTTCCGGTGTCTCCGGCTCCGGACACGGTTGCTCCGGTCGCCGAACCGGTGTCGCCGATGGCGGCCAGCCCCGGCGAAACCCTGACGCTGCCCGCCGACCCACCCGCGTCGGGGGACTCGACGCAGGAGATCCCGGCCGACGCCAACCCATACCTGTACCGCCCCCCGGCTGGTTAA
- a CDS encoding cobalamin B12-binding domain-containing protein, whose amino-acid sequence MESRIRVVVAKPGLDGHDRGAKVVARALRDAGMEVIYTGLHQTPEQIVAAAIAEDAHAVGLSVLSGAHLTLFKRVTELLAERGASDIVVFGGGIIPDEDIPKLAELGVAKVFTPGATTKSIVDWVTANVSTTPV is encoded by the coding sequence ATGGAATCGCGCATCCGCGTTGTAGTGGCCAAACCCGGCCTGGACGGGCACGATCGCGGTGCCAAGGTCGTCGCCCGGGCGCTGCGGGACGCCGGAATGGAAGTCATCTACACCGGCCTGCACCAGACGCCGGAGCAGATCGTGGCCGCCGCGATCGCCGAGGACGCCCACGCCGTCGGGCTGAGTGTCCTTTCGGGAGCTCACCTGACGCTGTTCAAACGGGTCACCGAGCTGCTGGCGGAACGGGGAGCCTCCGACATCGTCGTGTTCGGTGGCGGCATCATCCCCGACGAGGACATTCCCAAGCTCGCCGAGCTGGGAGTCGCCAAGGTGTTCACCCCCGGCGCCACCACGAAATCCATAGTCGACTGGGTCACCGCCAACGTTTCCACGACGCCCGTGTGA
- a CDS encoding SIS domain-containing protein — protein MAIVDAEIARQPECWTAAAELAVEHAGLFPKAGERVAVVGCGTSWFMAQAVAGLREASGAGETDAFTASEFPDRRYDRLIALSRSGTTSEVVELLNRTDIPSLAIVGDGDTPAVAAADAAIAMPFASDQSVVMTSFATSVVALFRAQLGIDQAAAIADCRTALTAELPVDVAKLEQISFIGAGWTIGLANEAALKAREAATFWAESYPAMDYRHGPISIAGPNRATWELGPTGAGLRAEVEATGGAFVASSLDPLAELVLAQRLAVALARLRGLNPDSPRHLTRSVVLP, from the coding sequence ATGGCAATAGTCGACGCCGAGATCGCACGTCAGCCCGAATGCTGGACCGCGGCGGCCGAGCTGGCCGTCGAGCATGCCGGGTTGTTCCCCAAGGCCGGTGAGCGGGTCGCCGTCGTCGGCTGCGGCACCTCGTGGTTCATGGCCCAGGCGGTGGCCGGGCTGCGCGAGGCCAGTGGCGCCGGTGAGACCGACGCCTTCACCGCCTCGGAGTTCCCCGACCGCCGCTACGACCGGCTGATCGCGCTGTCGCGCTCCGGGACCACGTCCGAGGTCGTCGAGCTGCTCAACCGCACCGACATCCCCTCGCTGGCGATCGTCGGCGACGGCGACACCCCCGCCGTGGCAGCCGCCGACGCGGCGATCGCGATGCCGTTCGCCAGCGACCAGTCGGTGGTCATGACCAGCTTCGCCACCTCGGTGGTCGCGCTGTTCCGCGCGCAGCTGGGCATCGACCAGGCCGCCGCGATCGCCGACTGCCGCACCGCGCTGACCGCCGAGCTGCCCGTCGACGTCGCGAAACTGGAGCAGATCAGCTTCATCGGCGCGGGCTGGACGATCGGCCTGGCCAACGAGGCCGCGCTCAAGGCCCGCGAGGCCGCGACGTTCTGGGCCGAGTCGTATCCGGCCATGGACTACCGGCACGGTCCGATCTCGATCGCGGGACCGAACCGCGCCACCTGGGAACTCGGCCCCACCGGCGCCGGGCTGCGCGCCGAGGTCGAAGCCACCGGCGGCGCCTTCGTCGCATCCTCCCTCGACCCGCTCGCGGAACTCGTGCTGGCGCAGCGCCTCGCGGTCGCACTGGCCCGGCTTCGCGGCCTCAACCCCGACAGCCCGCGCCACCTGACCCGTTCGGTGGTCCTGCCTTGA
- the folB gene encoding dihydroneopterin aldolase: MADHTDQITLSGLRVHGYHGVYDRERADGQEFIIDVTLDLDTRKAALSDNIQDTVHYGNLADALVTEVAGAPVRLLETLADRLAGVCLADPRVISCVVTVHKPFAPIPHNFTDVSVTIERSRE, translated from the coding sequence GTGGCGGATCACACCGACCAGATCACCCTCTCCGGACTACGCGTACACGGCTACCACGGCGTGTACGACCGTGAACGCGCCGACGGACAGGAATTCATCATCGACGTGACCTTGGATTTGGACACCCGCAAGGCGGCGCTGTCCGACAACATCCAGGACACGGTTCACTATGGAAATTTGGCCGACGCGCTGGTGACGGAGGTGGCGGGCGCCCCGGTGCGGCTGCTGGAGACCCTCGCCGACCGGCTCGCCGGGGTCTGTCTGGCCGATCCGCGGGTCATCTCGTGCGTGGTCACGGTGCACAAGCCGTTCGCGCCGATTCCGCACAACTTCACCGACGTCTCGGTGACCATCGAGCGGAGCCGCGAATGA